The following is a genomic window from Methylomarinum vadi.
AAATAAAATTCGTTGCTCAGTTTGCTATATTTGTTTTCGAATAGCTCAAATATGATTTTTTTCTTTTCGTCAATTGTAATATCAAAAGCATCGGAATTGATCAATTCTAATGCTTTTGAAGTAAATTCATCTTTTTTCATATAGTATTCAATTTATAGATTCCTGAATCAGTGACTTCAATTATTGGTTGGGAAATTAATTCTTGAGTTTTCCAAAATTCGGAGATTTTATAACGCTATCAATAAAGTCGAGTTTAACTGAGGATTATTGAAACTTTTTTTCGTAGGTTTTGAGAAAATAATAGGGGTATGGCGTTTTTTGGGCAAAGAGAGATTAAACGCGGTGTTGCCACGCTGATGGTTTGAAGCTGAAAACGTTGAAGGGTTAACCGGCGGCGAGTTTTGTGTAGGTCGATTCAAACGCGATAAAGCCGGGGCAAGCGTTGGAAAAGCGCAGTTTTAACCGGCGACCGGTACGGATCAAACGGGCGGCCAGATACATGAGTTCTTGAATGACGGTTCTGATGCGGCGTCGTTTGGCCGGATGCCGAATGGGGCTTTGTTGCCCCAGTAAGCCGATCAGGCCGATCCAGCGCAAGATATTGTAGCTGTAGGCGCTCAGGGTCATGATGACATCGTTGGTGGCGAATTTGCCCGAAGGCAAGCGTTCGATGTCCAGATCCGTTTTAAACTCGCTGTGAAATTGCTCGGCGGTGGCATGATCACGATACAGTTGAACGATCAATGTGTCGTCATATTCGGTAGAAGCTAGGCTTGTCCACCAGCCTTCCATCTCGATCTCAGGGAACAGCAGGAGTTGTCCCTTAGCCGTTGTTGTTCGTTCGGTGATTTGCATGACGCGACGACAGGAATAGGTTTGGCCGTTTCGGGTGTGTTCCTCCGTGACACTAAATAAGGCCACCCGTTTGCCTTCACGTGGTGTGTCCCATTGTCCGTGTTGCTCGGCGTAGGCTAGCCAAGCATCGGCATTCTGTTTACGGGGATTCCATTTGATGATGAACTCGGCTTGCTCGTCTTCCTGTAAGACAATTCGGTTGTCGAGAGCGTCATGCCCGCTATCCAGGCGAACAAGTAACGGCAAGGGTGTCAGACGCTTGGCTGCAGTCAGTCCGCGCTCCAAGGAATAGAGGAATTCGTATTGGCAATGTTGCTTGCCTTCGCGCAGTTCGTTGCCAAGACACCAGCCTTCTTGGCCCAAATAAAGCGCGATGGGGGCATAGCCGTCGAATCCTTTATAGGTCCGGGAGACGCCTTCCTTGCGCGTTTTTTCGTTGTTCATCGGATAAACATCGATATCCAGCGCCACATGACCAGTGGCTAACGGCGTTACCGGGACTTGCGCGTGGGCCAGAAAATCGATGTTGCTCTGATAAACGAGCGGCAATAGTGCCTCGGCGTGTTCGTCCAACCGTTGTCTAAGGCGAGCGCTGGAGGGGACTTGTTGAATCGACAGCGCGGTTTTGAAATAGTCGTCGTCGCGGTAATTCTCAATCGCTTCGAAATCGCTCTTGCCCAGGCAAAGCGACCCGATCATGCTTTTGATAATATCGGCATGAGCGATACCGTGGCGCAATGGAATACCCTTATCCAGCACTTGATTGAGTTGGCCATACTGATTCAAACATAAGCCCACTAAGGCTAATCCGGAATGGCTGGTATAAAATTCAGTTTCTGACTGCTCCAGGATAAATCGTTTCATGATTCACTGAGTGGGTGAATGAAGAAATAACGACATTATCCCAGATTAAGCTTGTTAAATCATTAGGATAGAAGAGATTATCACTTCTTAAGTCACGGATTCAGGAGATTTATATGATCGGTGTTAAAGCGTGTGAGCCTTGAATATAAAATTAAATAAGTCACAATCATACTCTTGTAGTGAGGTAGGGCACATAAGCGAAACGTGGTCCGCCGCATGAATTAATAAAACACTCACTTAGTTATCGATGCAATCGCATTCCTGGAGGGACTTTTTTATGGTGAATTTGCTTGAACGTCAGTCTGAATTGTTTGTTGATCATATCCATATACTCACTAACCGTTTGTTTCTACGGCCGTCGAAACGACTGTAGCCATTTGGTGGCTATTTCTCGAATAAAAGTTTCAGCCTCACATTTTGTCATTGGATTTGAGGTTCTTGGTTTGCCGTGGTATGCGTGTCGAGCCCAATCACCAGTAACTGAAGGGTTGTGTACCGCGTCTCTAAAACGATTAAATTGATTTTGGGATATGTCGAACTGATGATGGAAATTGGTTCTATTATTAGGGTGCCCTTCTGCAAGCTCGTATATCTTATAAAGAGTTTCTGCAGTCGGTTTATTTACAGTTAGAAGCTTAATTACCTTCGATGCTCTTAAACTTAAATATGCTGGCTCAAGTTTTGAACGCTGGCGCTCTAATTCAGCTTGATACTGTCGCTCGTCGTGATCTGCTTTCCATTGCTCTAATTCGGTAGACGAAAGCCCTTTTGGCGGAGAAATTGATATTGTGGGTGTACCTACAGCCGTTGTTATGATACATGACTCCAATTCTAGGAATGCATGACGCCGCGGCGGGTTTGTGGAATAATCTATAACTGATCCAAGCACAAAATCGGGATCTATTTGTGTTGGTCCTTTAAACGCATCTCTCACGGCTTTAGCTTTTTCAAATGCAGCCTCTGCAGTTGAGCACGTATCAATTTCAGGTGAAGCCAATGCCGGATATTCTATGCCTTCAACCAGCTTGAATCCTAAACCAAATAGCAGGTCGGAAAGATTCCTCTTCTCAAGACCAGTTTTCTGAATTTCTATTGCCCACTTCACATCTGCGGTCTTATTAGTGATACGGTATCAAAGCGTATATCACGTACCGTTTATTGCCAGGTAAAGGAGGCAATAAATTTCAAAAAACGGTAAATTCGCCTTAATAAATTGATATCCATCGGTTAATTTATCTATTACGTGAAACCTAATCATAACCGGATCTTTTACGTTAGAAAAGTGGCGGATTCAACAAACCAACTGCCCCTGAGTCTCCGCCACTCCAATCGTCGTCACCGTACCGGAATTGAAAGCCAGGTAATCGGACTCGATGCCGTCGGAGAAGATCACGCCGTTTTCCGGCATTTGCGATTCGAGTTTTAACGGTGTGTCCGGGGTGATCGCGCCGAAGACCAGTTCGACGACGGTGGTCTTGCTGGGGAATGGTTCGCGGACGGTGAATTGCAGGCGGCGTTCGTGCCAGGCGAAGCCGTTATTCAGTTCGTCGGGCATGCTTCCGGCCACGCCGTAGGCGCCGGCTAGGATGGACTGGAACCAGCCGCTGGAGCCGAAGCCGGTCGAAATGATGATGCCCGACGAGGATTGGTTTTCCCGGCGGCCGTTCCAACTTAGGCTATAGCGGGCCGAGCTATGGCTTTTCGGGCCGACGAACAGGTCGTTGACCGCCAGCATGCGTTGGCCGTCGTTGGTCTTGGCTTCGGCGAAGGTGATGGTTTTGCAATCGGCCTTGCCGGTCAGCGTACGGGTCACAGCGTTTTGCAGATCGCCGATTTCGAACGGCAGCAGCTTGCCGTCCCAGCGCTCGGGGTCGGGGTTGATCGCGATAACCGGTTGGCCGGACAGGTATTTTAAGGTGTTGGCGACCAGCCCGTCCTGGCCGATCACGACGACGATATCGGACGGGCCGAATTGATACTGGGGCAACAGGCGGCGCTCCAATTGCTGGAAACGGCCCAATGTTTTGAGTATCCGTTCGGCCTCCTGCAGGCGGCGTTGATACAGGTCGTGTTCGACCAGATAATCCCGAGCGTCGACCTGGTTGTGTTCCAGGTAAAATCGCGCCTGCGGCCAAGTGTTGAAGCGTTCGATCAACTCCTGCAACCGCGTTTGCCGGGTCACCAGAATAAAACGGTATTGGTTTTTGCCGTTCATGCCCGGCCCGCCTTTTTCAGCATTTGTCCGAACAAGTCAGGAGTGATGTTCAACTCGCCGATCTTACCGGCATTCTGCGCCAAGGCTTCGAAGGCCATTGCCATCAACTGTTCGGGCTGCATTTTTGCCAGCGCCATCGCTTTCAGGTTCTCCACCGGCAATTCTCGGAAGGCTTTCATCCTGGCACTAATCGCGTAGGCTTCGGCATCGGCTTGTTCGCGGCTGTTTTCGGCGTTTAATTCGACCAGTTCCTTGCGCTGGGTTTCGGCGCCGATTTCGGCCTGCAGGCGTTCGCGTTCGGTCTCGGCCTTGCCGCGCAGAATCGTGCGTTCGTTTTGGATGCGCGATTCTTCGATTTCTTGTTCCTTTTGTTGCACCGACAGTTCGGTTTGCAGTTCGGCCTCCTTGATCGTGCGTTCCTGCTCGACCGCAGATTTACGCCGATCGTAGATGGCGTCGTCGGCTTCTTTCAAGATGGCTTCCCGAGCTTCCGCCTCCAAGGCGCGGGCCGTTTCCGGCGTTGGTTGCACGGCGCTAATCGAGACGTCGAGCAGGGCGATACCCAGATCGGTCAGCGGGGATTCCCCGGTCAGTCGCTGCCGTATCAGCGATACCAGGGACTGGCCCTGTTTCAATGCCTCGCGCAAGGCGGTGGCTTGTATCTTGTTTTGCACGATCGCTTGCACGATGCGGATGACTCGATCGGAAAGCTTCAACGGATCTTCCGAGACATAGCTCTGACCGTCGTTTTTCAGATTGAAATTGAGCATCTCGGCCATCTTTTCCGGTTCGGCGATTCGGTAGGTGATTTGGCCCTGCACCGTCACCGCCTGAAAGTCGGCCGTCAGCAGCTTAAAGATGAATGGCGCTTCCTGGGCATTGACCGGCACCGCGGCGATCGAAGCGGTGGCATAGTTGTAGAAAAAGCTCAGGCCCTTGCCTTGTTTGCGCACCCGGCCGTCGACTGTCTTTATGACGAAGGTGGAGGAGTCCGCCTTGAAATATTGTATGCCTAGCATGATGTTTCTCCTGTTTGTGTCTAAAGGTCACTTATCAATAAATAGTGTCTTATAGACATAAATATGTCAAGTTATAAGTGTCAAAAAGTCACAAAATGTTTGTCACATCCCTTCGGGCAAGGTAGGCTAGTGTTTCCGCAGGGTGGGGTAGCGCCTTAATCGATCCCACAAATACATGACTGAAACAATGGATGAAAAAGAATTTTTAGCGACATACGACAAACGCCAATTCGATAGCCCGCTGCTAACCGTCGATGCGGTGCTGTTTACTTTCCATAAGGAAGCTCTGAAAGTGTTGTTGGTACAGCGCTCGAATCACCCGGATTTAGGCAAGTGGGGGTTGCCGGGCGGGTTCGTCGATTTGGCGCAGGACATGACGCTGGAAGATACGGTACTGCGCAAGCTGCGGGAGAAAACCGGCGTCGAGCCGCCTTATCTGGAGCAGTTGCGGACCTTCGGCAATGCCGAACGGGACAAGCGCGGCTGGTCGGTGACGGTGTGCTATACGGCGTTGATCGCCCATCAGGATTGCGCGACGCATATCGCCACGGTGTCCGATGCACGTTGGATCGCTATCGATACGGTCGTCGATATGGACTTGGCCTTCGATCATCAAGTTATTATTCACCAGGCCCGCGAACGCCTGAAGCAAAAGGCGTTGTATTCGATCGTCCCGGCCTATGCGTTGCCGGGAAAATTCACGCTGCCGGAACTGCAACACCTGCATGAGGTGTTGATCGGCAAGCCGTTGCAGAAAAAATCGTTCCGCCGCCGCATCGAACAGGCTAAGCTGTTGATCGATACCGGCGAAAAACGTTCGGAGGGTGGGCGGCCGGCGACCTTGTATCGCATGAAGGAGGCATCGGGAAGTTACACCTTCGTGCGTAATCTCGAGCATTGACGGAAGCGACAGAGTCGAGTGCGCAGCGTTATCCACAAAAGCTGTGGATAAGTCTGTGTATATGATGTCCAAAGCGGGCCTTAATATCCGTTTTTGTTACAGTTTTGTTAAACTGGCTAATAATTATTCAGGATAAAACAATTCATAAAAATCAATTTGTTATGTTATTTGTTTCCTGTTTTGTTAGCTTTTGGTAAAGAAAATGCCCGATAGTTTCTATTTTGTGTATATCGAAGCTGACGAGTGAGAATTGACATGTCATTTTTTAAACTGGTTTTGTAGGCCGGGGCGGTTTAGAGAAATTGCAGTATCAGCCGCCAAGCGTCGCATTTCTGCGCCAGGTTCATCGCGGCATGGGCCGGACTGGTAGAAGGCAGGCGGCGATACTGTAGATAGGCGAATTCCTCTCCCAGCATCGGCAATACTTGTTTCTTATAGACTTTCTCCGCCAGCGCGCCGTTAAAGAAAACCTGTTTGATGGCGGGATGACGCTTAAAGAAGCCGATGAAATCGTTGGTTTTGATCGATTCTTCTGCGATATTGGAATCCAGGCTGCCGCTGCGCTGGCAACTGTGCAGCACGTCCCAGAGCGCGACGTGGTTGGCCAGTAATAGTTGTTGGCGCTGGCGGTAATCGGCGTCGCCCGGTCCCGAAAACAGCTCCAGCATGATCGGCCAGAAGGCATTGCGCCGGTGTCCGTAATATTGTTGTTTTTGTAATGAGGCGATACTGGGCATGGAGCCCAATATCACTATTTTCGCTCCGGCGTCGGCGATCGGCGCGAAGCCTTTTATTTTTGAATCGTCATTCATCTCCACAAGAAACCAATTCAACCCTATATGCAAATTTGCGATAATGCCAAGTTTTTTTCAGCAGAGTCAATTCATTCATGTGGTTTAAAAATCTAGCCGTCTACCGTTTTACCGAACCTTTCACCACTTCCGTCGATGAGTTCGAGGAAAAACTGCAGGAAAAACGCTTTCGTCCGTGCGGCAGCCACGACGAGAGCAGTTTAGGTTGGACTGCGCCGTTAGGAAAGGGGGCGGAACAATTGGTGCATGCCGCTAACGGTTTTTTCATGGTCGCTCTGAAAAAAGAGGAAAAAGTCGTTCCCGCCGCCGTCGTCAATGAAATGCTGCAGGAAAAAATCGACGACATCGAAGAACGGGAGGCGCGCAAGTTGGCGAGGAAGGAACGCACCCGCATCAAGGACGAATTGATTTTCGAATTACTGCCCAAGGCTTTCGCCTTTTCCCGTAAAACCTATGCCTATATCGACCCCAAGGGCGGTTGGATCGTGGTCGACGCGGCCGCGGCGAAAAAAGCCGAGGATCTGCTCAGTACGCTGCGGCAATGTTTGGGCTCGCTGCCGGTGGTGCCATTGAACACGGCGGAAAATCCGGTTGCCATCATGACCGATTGGCTGATGAATCAAACGTCTCCGGGGGACATTAGTATCGAAGACGAATGCGAATTGCGATCGCAGTCCGACGAAGGCGCGATCGTGCGTTGCAAACGTCACGATCTGACGTTGCCGGAAATCAAAAATCATTTGGACAACGACAAGCAGGTGATTAAACTGGCCCTTAACTGGGCCGATCGTTTGTCCTTCTTGCTGGACGAACATCTGGCCGTCAAACGCTTGAAATTTCTCGACTTGATACAGGACCAAGTGGCTGATATCGATGCGGGGACGGACGTCGAACGTTTCGACGCCGATTTTTCCATCATGACGATGGAGTTGGCCAATTTTTTGCCTCGTCTCGTCGAACTATTTGGGGGCGAAAATCAGACTTAATGACTCGTTGATTAGATATGTACCTCAGGCCTAGAGCTTTAATTCGCGGATTTCTGTATGGCGCGGCATTCGCCGGCATGGCGATGCCGTTATGGGCGGTTACCTTGCCGATGCCCGAGCGCCCGGAAGATAGCCTGATTGGCGATTATCCACATAAAGCCACCTATGCCACCGCCAAGCAAGAAGACACGCTGTTGGATATCGCCCGGGAATATGATATCGGCCAAAATGAAATCATCCTGGCCAATCCCGGTGTCGACCGCTGGCTGCCCGGGGCCGGAACGCAAGTCAGAATTCCGACCAGTCGGTTACTGCCGAACACGCCGCATGAGGGGCTAGTACTGAATTTGCCGGAATTCCGCTTGTATTATTATCGTAAAGCGAGCAAGAATCAGCCAGCGACCGTGACGACCCATCCGATCAGTATCGGCCGGGTCGATTGGAATACCCCTTTGGGTAAGACGTATATCAGTGCCAAAACCGAAAATCCGGTATGGATTCCGCCGCAGTCGATCAAGGAGGAACATGCCGCCGATGGCGAGATTTTGCCGGATGTTTATCCTGCCGGCCCGGACAATCCGCTGGGTCTTTTTGCCTTGCGTCTGGCGATACCCGGTTATCTGATTCACAGCACCAACAAGCCGTTTGGCGTCGGCATGCGTGTCAGTCACGGCTGCATCCGCATGTATCCGGAAGATATCGAAAAACTTTATCCGGAAATCAAGGTGAAAACACCCGTATACATCGTCAATCAACCCATTAAAGTCGGTTGGTTTAACGATACGCTGTACATTGAAGTGTATCCCGATCTGGAGGATGACGCGCGCACTTATGAACAAAGGCTGGAGGCGGCGCTGGATTTAATCGAACAAGCCAATAACGGCAAAATTCCGGTGCTGAATGGCGCCAAGCTCAGGTCTGCTCTCGAAAAAAGCGATGGCATACCGGTCGCCATTTTCGAGCGTCCCTTCGAGACGGAGGAGTTCGAATTCGAACCATAAAAAAAAGCCCGCCGCATCGCTGCAAACGGGCTTTTGCGGGAATAAGCGGTTCTTGCTTATTTCATCATGGATTTTTTGAACATACGGTCCAGTTTAGTGTTGGTCTCCTGGGCGTATTGCGCTGCGCGGTTAGCGGCCGCTTCCGCTGCCGCAGCTTTAGCCGCCGCTTCGGCAGCCGCAGCTTGCGCGCTGGCCGCATCGGATGACGCGGAAGAAATTTGTGATTTCAATGTATCGATTTGCGATTGCAGGTTGTCGATATCGGAGGTGCTGGCACAACCAGTCATCAGGCCTGCCACTGCGAAGATCGCTGCTAATTTTACGGCTTTCAACATGTTATCTTCCTTATTTTTATCAGAAATGAAATTTATAATATAAACCAAAGTTTAAATCCCACTTAAATTCTGCCCTGTTTTTTGGACAGTTTCCAGTATTATTTTATTTCCACCCTCGTTCCCTTCTTTAAGTATCGGCTCAAGCGGTCTATTTGTTCATTCGTCAACGCGATGCAGCCATGGGTCCAATTCATCAATTTATGTATTTGTTTATCCGCTTCGCCTAACCCATGAATCCCGATTTGTCCACCTAATACGGTGTTTTGCGGCGGCGTCTTTCCCGACTCATGCGCCGCCAGGATTTTTTCGTAAGTGGGGCGAGTGATCAATCCCCAGGCCAGGCCTTCCTCGGCATTATGCCTGTTAGGGTAGTTGAAGCCAAAAAAACGGTAATAAGGACTCTTGTTGTTGATCCAGGCAATCCGGAATTTTCCTAACGGCGTAACATCATCGCCGACGTGGGTTTTGAAGCCGGAGCCATTGCGACCGATGGCGATATTATCGAAAACTTTTAGCGTTTTATTTCCTTGTTTGACCTGTAGCTGTAATTTTTGCGTGTCCACCAGTATCCAAATGTCCTCCGCCCAAGAGTTCGATGAAAATAAAACACCTAATAAAATCCCCGCCAACAACCCTTTTCCCAACATAAAACTCTACAAATCGTTAAAAATTTGGTGTACTTTACAGCTACCGTTAATTGTCGCATTTAGGATGGAGCATGCAAGTAGAAACAATAAAAACCACTCCCTATGAGGACCAGAAACCCGGCACTTCCGGTCTCAGAAAAAAAGTCACCGTCTTTCAACAAAAAAATTATCTGGAAAATTTCGTTCAATCGATATTCAATTCACTCGACGACATTCAAGGCAAGACGTTGGTGCTGGGCGGCGATGGCCGTTATTTCAACCGCCAAGCGATTCAGACCATTATCAAGATCGTTGCCGCGAACGGTTTCGGCGAGTTGATCATCGGTCAAGGCGGCTTATTATCGACCCCAGCGGCTTCCAATATCATCCGCAAATATGAGGCATTCGGCGGCATCGTGTTGTCGGCCAGCCATAATCCGGGCGGGCCGAACGAGGACTTCGGTATCAAATACAATGTCAGCAATGGCGGGCCGGCGCCGGAAAAATTCACCAACGCATTATTCGAAAATACCAAGACAATCGGCGAATACCGGATTGCGCGAGTCGACGATATCGATCTCGACACGATCGGTGAACGGCAGGTCGACGGTCTGAAAATCACCATTATCGATCCGGTGGCCGATTACGCCGAACTGATGGCGAAAATCTTCGATTTCGATTTGCTCAAGCAAAGCATCGGCTCGGGTTATCTGACGTTGCGCTTCGATGCCATGCATGCCATTACCGGCCCTTACGCCAAACATATTCTGGAAGACGTTTTAGGCGCGCCGTCGGGTTCGGTGTTTAACGCTACCCCGTTGGAGGATTTCGGCGGCGGCCACCCCGATCCTAACATGGCGCATGCCAAGGAACTGACCGAAATCATGTTTTCCGATCAGGCGCCGACGTTCGGCGCGGCGTCCGATGGCGATGGCGACCGCAATATGATCATGGGCGCAAACGTGTTCGTGACGCCCAGTGATAGTTTGGCCATCATGGCGGCCAATGCCCGGCTGATCCCGGCTTACCGCAAGGGCATCAGCGGCGTCGCCCGTTCCATGCCGACTAGCCAGGCGGTGGACCGCGTAGCCAAGGCCGAAGGGTTGCCTTGTTTCGAAACGCCGACCGGTTGGAAATATTTCGGTAATCTGTTGGATGACGGCCAGATTACCTTGTGCGGCGAAGAAAGCTTCGGCACCGGTTCCGACCACGTGCGCGAAAAAGACGGCTTATGGGCGGTATTGTTTTGGCTGAATATGATTGCCCGCAGACGCCAATCGGTTGCCGACATCGTTGAGGAGCACTGGCAAAAATACGGTCGCGACATTTATTGCCGCCATGATTACGAAGCGGTGGAAACGGATATCGCCAATGGCATCTTCGATCATTTGCGCGGCCAACTCGCCGGTTTGGCCAAGCAGTCGTTCGGCGATTATACCGTGCAATATGCCGATGAATTCAGCTATACCGATCCGGTCGACCACAGCGTCAGCCATAATCAGGGGTTACGCATCGGATTTACCAACGGTTCGCGCATCGTCTTCCGCCTCTCCGGTACCGGCACGGTCGGCGCCACGTTGAGAATCTATCTGGAAAAATACGAACCCGATGCCAGTAAACACGATCAGGATGCTCAGGATGCGCTTAGTGATTTGATCGATATCGCCGAACAATTGAGCGAAGTCAAAAAACGCACGGGCAGAACCGCTCCTGACGTGATTACTTGATCAAAATACAAGACCGAGGCGATTTGACGTTGCTGTCGAATTGCCTCGCAAGCGTCTATTTTCTCCCTGTCCTTGCTTCTCTAACCGTTTGATGCTCCCGCCCGCCAAACGATGAACAAAATCGTCGATTCGTTGTCTTCATCGATAGCAGCGGACCGGTATTTTCTCTTCATCCTGTCTCAATGCAAGTCATGTATAATGCCTAGACTGATCGACGCTAAAATAATAGTGTCAGGCAATGGGCGGTAGCACCGATCGTAAAAAGGGTGCGACCTGTT
Proteins encoded in this region:
- a CDS encoding IS1380 family transposase, which gives rise to MKRFILEQSETEFYTSHSGLALVGLCLNQYGQLNQVLDKGIPLRHGIAHADIIKSMIGSLCLGKSDFEAIENYRDDDYFKTALSIQQVPSSARLRQRLDEHAEALLPLVYQSNIDFLAHAQVPVTPLATGHVALDIDVYPMNNEKTRKEGVSRTYKGFDGYAPIALYLGQEGWCLGNELREGKQHCQYEFLYSLERGLTAAKRLTPLPLLVRLDSGHDALDNRIVLQEDEQAEFIIKWNPRKQNADAWLAYAEQHGQWDTPREGKRVALFSVTEEHTRNGQTYSCRRVMQITERTTTAKGQLLLFPEIEMEGWWTSLASTEYDDTLIVQLYRDHATAEQFHSEFKTDLDIERLPSGKFATNDVIMTLSAYSYNILRWIGLIGLLGQQSPIRHPAKRRRIRTVIQELMYLAARLIRTGRRLKLRFSNACPGFIAFESTYTKLAAG
- a CDS encoding diacylglycerol kinase catalytic domain-containing protein, whose translation is MNGKNQYRFILVTRQTRLQELIERFNTWPQARFYLEHNQVDARDYLVEHDLYQRRLQEAERILKTLGRFQQLERRLLPQYQFGPSDIVVVIGQDGLVANTLKYLSGQPVIAINPDPERWDGKLLPFEIGDLQNAVTRTLTGKADCKTITFAEAKTNDGQRMLAVNDLFVGPKSHSSARYSLSWNGRRENQSSSGIIISTGFGSSGWFQSILAGAYGVAGSMPDELNNGFAWHERRLQFTVREPFPSKTTVVELVFGAITPDTPLKLESQMPENGVIFSDGIESDYLAFNSGTVTTIGVAETQGQLVC
- a CDS encoding SPFH domain-containing protein; the protein is MLGIQYFKADSSTFVIKTVDGRVRKQGKGLSFFYNYATASIAAVPVNAQEAPFIFKLLTADFQAVTVQGQITYRIAEPEKMAEMLNFNLKNDGQSYVSEDPLKLSDRVIRIVQAIVQNKIQATALREALKQGQSLVSLIRQRLTGESPLTDLGIALLDVSISAVQPTPETARALEAEAREAILKEADDAIYDRRKSAVEQERTIKEAELQTELSVQQKEQEIEESRIQNERTILRGKAETERERLQAEIGAETQRKELVELNAENSREQADAEAYAISARMKAFRELPVENLKAMALAKMQPEQLMAMAFEALAQNAGKIGELNITPDLFGQMLKKAGRA
- a CDS encoding NUDIX hydrolase, whose amino-acid sequence is MDEKEFLATYDKRQFDSPLLTVDAVLFTFHKEALKVLLVQRSNHPDLGKWGLPGGFVDLAQDMTLEDTVLRKLREKTGVEPPYLEQLRTFGNAERDKRGWSVTVCYTALIAHQDCATHIATVSDARWIAIDTVVDMDLAFDHQVIIHQARERLKQKALYSIVPAYALPGKFTLPELQHLHEVLIGKPLQKKSFRRRIEQAKLLIDTGEKRSEGGRPATLYRMKEASGSYTFVRNLEH
- a CDS encoding DNA-deoxyinosine glycosylase produces the protein MNDDSKIKGFAPIADAGAKIVILGSMPSIASLQKQQYYGHRRNAFWPIMLELFSGPGDADYRQRQQLLLANHVALWDVLHSCQRSGSLDSNIAEESIKTNDFIGFFKRHPAIKQVFFNGALAEKVYKKQVLPMLGEEFAYLQYRRLPSTSPAHAAMNLAQKCDAWRLILQFL
- the rdgC gene encoding recombination-associated protein RdgC, yielding MWFKNLAVYRFTEPFTTSVDEFEEKLQEKRFRPCGSHDESSLGWTAPLGKGAEQLVHAANGFFMVALKKEEKVVPAAVVNEMLQEKIDDIEEREARKLARKERTRIKDELIFELLPKAFAFSRKTYAYIDPKGGWIVVDAAAAKKAEDLLSTLRQCLGSLPVVPLNTAENPVAIMTDWLMNQTSPGDISIEDECELRSQSDEGAIVRCKRHDLTLPEIKNHLDNDKQVIKLALNWADRLSFLLDEHLAVKRLKFLDLIQDQVADIDAGTDVERFDADFSIMTMELANFLPRLVELFGGENQT
- a CDS encoding L,D-transpeptidase family protein → MPLWAVTLPMPERPEDSLIGDYPHKATYATAKQEDTLLDIAREYDIGQNEIILANPGVDRWLPGAGTQVRIPTSRLLPNTPHEGLVLNLPEFRLYYYRKASKNQPATVTTHPISIGRVDWNTPLGKTYISAKTENPVWIPPQSIKEEHAADGEILPDVYPAGPDNPLGLFALRLAIPGYLIHSTNKPFGVGMRVSHGCIRMYPEDIEKLYPEIKVKTPVYIVNQPIKVGWFNDTLYIEVYPDLEDDARTYEQRLEAALDLIEQANNGKIPVLNGAKLRSALEKSDGIPVAIFERPFETEEFEFEP
- a CDS encoding Lpp/OprI family alanine-zipper lipoprotein, with amino-acid sequence MLKAVKLAAIFAVAGLMTGCASTSDIDNLQSQIDTLKSQISSASSDAASAQAAAAEAAAKAAAAEAAANRAAQYAQETNTKLDRMFKKSMMK
- a CDS encoding L,D-transpeptidase family protein — protein: MLGKGLLAGILLGVLFSSNSWAEDIWILVDTQKLQLQVKQGNKTLKVFDNIAIGRNGSGFKTHVGDDVTPLGKFRIAWINNKSPYYRFFGFNYPNRHNAEEGLAWGLITRPTYEKILAAHESGKTPPQNTVLGGQIGIHGLGEADKQIHKLMNWTHGCIALTNEQIDRLSRYLKKGTRVEIK
- a CDS encoding alpha-D-glucose phosphate-specific phosphoglucomutase; this encodes MQVETIKTTPYEDQKPGTSGLRKKVTVFQQKNYLENFVQSIFNSLDDIQGKTLVLGGDGRYFNRQAIQTIIKIVAANGFGELIIGQGGLLSTPAASNIIRKYEAFGGIVLSASHNPGGPNEDFGIKYNVSNGGPAPEKFTNALFENTKTIGEYRIARVDDIDLDTIGERQVDGLKITIIDPVADYAELMAKIFDFDLLKQSIGSGYLTLRFDAMHAITGPYAKHILEDVLGAPSGSVFNATPLEDFGGGHPDPNMAHAKELTEIMFSDQAPTFGAASDGDGDRNMIMGANVFVTPSDSLAIMAANARLIPAYRKGISGVARSMPTSQAVDRVAKAEGLPCFETPTGWKYFGNLLDDGQITLCGEESFGTGSDHVREKDGLWAVLFWLNMIARRRQSVADIVEEHWQKYGRDIYCRHDYEAVETDIANGIFDHLRGQLAGLAKQSFGDYTVQYADEFSYTDPVDHSVSHNQGLRIGFTNGSRIVFRLSGTGTVGATLRIYLEKYEPDASKHDQDAQDALSDLIDIAEQLSEVKKRTGRTAPDVIT